The following coding sequences are from one Humulus lupulus chromosome X, drHumLupu1.1, whole genome shotgun sequence window:
- the LOC133804586 gene encoding NDR1/HIN1-like protein 13: MADRVHPSSKPIANGTTAGPTPAAAATAAAPPTINPTATKPQLRQPYRPQPQYRNRHHRRSNRNICCCCCFWTILLVLAIGLLAAIAAAAVYVLYHPNRPQFTIDSLRIAKLNLTTSPDTSSSHLKTLLNLTISSENPNSHLTFFYDAFTVTASAGGGDVQIGNGSIPAFVSEKKNETTFRTIVAASQDLDTDSTTAVRSDLKKKNGVPLKIQMDTNVKVKMESLKSKKVGIRVTCEGIKGVVAPKGKSPTVASVSGAKCKVDLRIKIWKWTF; this comes from the coding sequence aTGGCAGACAGAGTCCACCCTTCATCCAAACCCATCGCCAACGGCACCACTGCCGGACCTACCCCCGCCGCcgccgccacagcagcagcaccACCAACTATCAATCCCACAGCGACCAAACCTCAACTCCGACAACCCTACCGCCCCCAACCGCAATACCGCAACCGCCACCACCGACGTAGCAACCGCAACATCTGCTGCTGCTGTTGCTTCTGGACGATTCTCTTAGTTCTCGCAATCGGTCTACTCGCCGCCATAGCCGCCGCCGCCGTCTACGTACTCTACCACCCGAACCGACCTCAATTCACAATCGATTCCCTCCGCATTGCCAAGCTCAACCTCACCACTTCCCCCGACACCTCCTCCTCCCACCTCAAAACACTTCTCAACCTAACAATCTCCTCCGAAAACCCTAACAGCCACCTCACCTTCTTCTACGACGCCTTCACCGTCACCGCCTCGGCCGGAGGCGGCGACGTCCAAATCGGAAACGGATCGATCCCGGCCTTCGTCAGCGAGAAGAAGAACGAGACTACTTTCCGTACGATCGTGGCGGCGTCGCAGGATCTGGACACGGATTCGACGACGGCGGTGAGATCGGATCTGAAGAAGAAGAACGGAGTTCCGTTGAAGATTCAGATGGATACGAATGTGAAAGTTAAGATGGAGAGCTTGAAGAGTAAGAAGGTTGGGATTAGGGTTACGTGTGAAGGAATCAAAGGAGTGGTGGCGCCGAAAGGTAAGTCGCCGACGGTGGCGTCCGTCTCCGGCGCCAAATGTAAGGTCGATCTTCGGATCAAGATCTGGAAGTGGACCTTTTAA
- the LOC133807029 gene encoding probable leucine-rich repeat receptor-like protein kinase At1g68400 translates to MLTNRVSITAFVLTQFLSLSFSSDITVLLSFKALSDRSNSLSSWVNSSNPCSDHWLGVTCDPESGRVTRLVLENLNLTGSSTRPLSQLSELRLLSLKQNLLTSSSTLDLSSWPNLKLLYLCHNRFSGEFPAGISTLRRLRRIDLSHNEFSGKIPLNELAKLPHLLTLRLESNSFDSELNTAVDPYSCTISDFNVSNNNLSGEIPSWLSRFPASSFAGNNLLCGDPLSHSCPNNNSTDHNQSQSSDEKDKVVLVTILTIVSVAVLALAALLTVRWCKKKKVTWRSRESSSSSSDGGGGGPMVVAFEGCSKDIKGVEDLLGASAEMMGKGSVGTTYKVAVNGGGTAAVKKVRKGGSGFGKEVDWWLREVLGKLRHTNVVSLRAYHRSHDEELLLLVYDFLPNGILHSLLHGNRGPGRTPLDWPTRLRIASDSARGLAFLHNTTTTTNNNNKAIKLFHGHFTSSNIILDHSGNACISDTSLHQLLRLPPPHNAYTAPELTATTSPGKYTQKCDVYSFGVVLMEILTGKMVEEEEEEGEDFVIFIQNITNMDVMEVLDYELLVYKDVMEEEIMALMEVAMLCLAPLQKDRPEMSLVYRMIEDIRKKGVGDEQETTSIMDELVTL, encoded by the exons ATGTTGACCAACCGAGTTTCCATTACAGCCTTCGTTTTGACTCAGTTTCTCTCACTTTCTTTCTCTTCTGACATTACCGTTTTGCTGAGTTTCAAAGCCTTATCGGACCGTTCCAACTCGCTTTCCTCCTGGGTTAACTCGTCCAACCCTTGCTCCGACCACTGGCTCGGCGTCACATGCGACCCCGAGTCCGGCCGAGTCACCCGACTCGTCCTGGAGAATCTCAACCTCACCGGGTCATCAACTCGGCCACTCAGTCAGCTCTCCGAGCTGAGACTCCTAAGCCTCAAGCAAAACCTTCTCACCTCTTCTTCAACTCTCGACCTCTCCTCATGGCCAAACCTCAAGCTTCTTTACCTCTGCCACAACCGTTTCTCCGGAGAATTCCCCGCCGGAATATCGACCCTCCGCCGCCTTCGTCGTATCGACCTCTCCCACAACGAATTCTCCGGAAAGATTCCGCTAAACGAGCTGGCTAAACTGCCTCACTTGCTGACTCTCCGACTCGAGTCGAACTCGTTCGACTCAGAACTCAACACCGCCGTGGATCCTTACTCTTGCACCATCTCCGACTTCAACGTTTCGAACAACAATCTCTCCGGCGAGATACCCTCGTGGCTATCCCGGTTCCCGGCTTCGTCTTTCGCCGGAAACAACCTCCTCTGCGGCGACCCTTTATCTCACTCTTGCCCGAATAATAATTCAACGGACCATAACCAATCTCAGAGCTCCGACGAAAAAGACAAGGTGGTACTGGTCACGATCCTCACCATTGTTTCGGTGGCGGTCTTGGCCTTAGCAGCATTATTAACAGTCAGGTGGTGCAAGAAGAAGAAGGTCACGTGGCGGTCACGTGagtcctcctcctcctcctccgacGGCGGTGGTGGTGGTCCGATGGTGGTGGCGTTTGAAGGGTGTAGTAAGGATATTAAGGGAGTGGAAGACTTGTTGGGAGCCTCGGCGGAGATGATGGGGAAGGGGAGTGTGGGGACCACTTACAAGGTGGCGGTGAACGGCGGAGGTACGGCGGCGGTGAAGAAGGTGAGGAAGGGTGGCAGTGGGTTTGGGAAAGAGGTGGATTGGTGGTTGAGAGAAGTGTTGGGAAAGTTGAGGCACACCAATGTGGTTAGTCTTAGAGCTTATCATCGTTCACATGATGAAGAGTTGCTTCTCTTGGTTTATGATTTTCTTCCCAATGGCATCCTTCATTCTCTCCTTCATG GCAACAGAGGACCAGGAAGAACCCCATTAGATTGGCCTACAAGGCTAAGAATAGCCTCAGATTCAGCAAGAGGCCTTGCTTTTCTTCataacaccaccaccaccaccaacaacaacaacaaagccaTCAAGCTCTTTCATGGACACTTCACATCATCAAACATCATACTCGACCACTCCGGCAATGCCTGCATCTCAGACACCAGCCTCCACCAACTCTTGCGCCTGCCGCCGCCCCACAACGCCTACACCGCGCCCGAGCTCACCGCCACCACCAGTCCTGGAAAGTACACCCAAAAGTGCGATGTTTATAGCTTTGGAGTGGTTCTGATGGAGATTTTGACAGGAAAAAtggtggaagaagaagaagaagagggagaGGATTTTGTTATATTTATTCAGAACATTACTAACATGGATGTTATGGAAGTTTTGGACTATGAGTTGCTGGTGTATAAAGATGTTATGGAAGAGGAAATCATGGCTCTTATGGAGGTTGCTATGCTTTGTTTGGCTCCTTTGCAGAAAGATCGACCTGAGATGAGTTTGGTGTATAGGATGATTGAAGATATAAGGAAAAAGGGTGTTGGAGATGAACAAGAAACGACATCTATTATGGATGAACTTGTCACACTATGA
- the LOC133807030 gene encoding acyl-lipid (9-3)-desaturase-like: MADSTKYISQEELKQHNKHGDLWISIQGKIYNVSDWAKDHPGGEHPLLNLAGQDVTDAFIAYHPGSAWQYMDQFFTGFHLKDYSVSEVSKDYRKLLHEFTKMGLFEKKGHGVFLSFCFIIMFFVLSVYGVLCSDSTWVHLGSGGLMGFLWIQSGWLGHDSGHYQIMTSRAYNRFVQILTGNCLAGISIAWWKWNHNAHHIACNSLEFDPDLQHMPFFVVSSKFFDSLTSHFYGRKLSFDTPSRFLVSYQHWTFYPVMCIARINLFAQSFALLFSKREVRHRGQEILGLLVFWIWYPLLVSYLPNWGEKVMFVLASFSVTGIQHVQFCLNHFSANVYVGLPSSYDWFEKQTKGTLNILCPSWMDWFHGGLQFQIEHHLFPRLPKSQLRTVSPFVFELCKKHNLPYNCASFWQANAMTVRTLKTAALQARDLTNPVPKNLVWEAVNTHG, translated from the coding sequence ATGGCGGACTCAACCAAATACATTTCCCAGGAAGAGCTTAAGCAACACAACAAACACGGAGATCTATGGATCTCCATTCAAGGAAAAATCTACAACGTTTCAGATTGGGCCAAAGACCACCCGGGTGGTGAGCATCCATTGCTCAATCTCGCCGGTCAGGATGTCACAGACGCTTTCATAGCTTACCATCCAGGCTCGGCATGGCAATATATGGACCAGTTCTTTACTGGGTTTCATCTCAAAGACTACTCGGTCTCGGAGGTTTCCAAGGACTACAGAAAACTCCTCCACGAGTTCACGAAAATGGGGTTGTTCGAAAAGAAGGGACATGGGGTTTTCCTCTCCTTTTGTTTCATTATAATGTTCTTTGTACTGAGTGTTTATGGTGTTCTCTGCTCTGACAGCACTTGGGTTCATCTGGGTTCCGGTGGTTTAATGGGGTTTTTGTGGATTCAAAGTGGGTGGCTCGGCCATGACTCTGGTCACTATCAGATCATGACTAGCCGTGCTTACAATCGCTTTGTTCAGATCCTAACTGGGAATTGCTTAGCTGGTATCAGCATTGCTTGGTGGAAATGGAACCACAATGCTCATCACATTGCTTGTAACAGCCTTGAGTTCGATCCTGATCTTCAACACATGCCATTCTTTGTGGTATCTTCTAAATTCTTTGACTCACTTACATCTCATTTTTATGGAAGAAAGTTGAGTTTTGATACCCCTAGTAGATTCTTGGTTAGCTATCAGCACTGGACATTTTACCCTGTGATGTGTATTGCTAGGATTAATCTCTTTGCTCAATCATTTGCTTTGCTATTCTCTAAGAGAGAAGTTCGTCACAGGGGTCAGGAGATTCTTGGGCTTCTTGTGTTTTGGATATGGTATCCTCTTCTGGTTTCATACTTACCCAATTGGGGTGAGAAAGTTATGTTTGTTCTTGCAAGTTTTTCTGTGACTGGAATCCAACATGTTCAATTCTGTTTGAACCATTTCTCAGCCAATGTTTATGTTGGCTTGCCTAGTAGCTATGACTGGTTTGAGAAGCAAACAAAAGGGACTCTTAACATTCTTTGTCCCTCTTGGATGGACTGGTTTCATGGTGGATTGCAGTTTCAGATTGAACACCACCTGTTCCCTAGATTGCCTAAGTCACAGCTGAGGACAGTTTCTCCCTTTGTTTTTGAACTTTGCAAGAAGCACAACTTGCCATACAACTGTGCTTCATTCTGGCAGGCCAATGCAATGACGGTAAGGACGCTCAAGACCGCAGCTTTGCAGGCTCGCGATCTCACTAATCCAGTTCCAAAGAACTTAGTCTGGGAAGCTGTTAACACTCATGGATGA
- the LOC133807160 gene encoding UDP-sulfoquinovose synthase, chloroplastic — protein MAHLLSTSCTLKIAPGCKPHSRLTQDSLAFSASFSFQASKSPFKSIRLPGERFRTNSTLQETTIPSSGFRASSGEDSKAEKVMVIGGDGYCGWATALHLSKKGYEVAIVDSLVRRLFDQQLGIDSLTPISSIHNRVRRWKALTGKNIELYIGDICDFEFLSETFKSFEPDAVVHFGEQRSAPYSMIDRSRAVFTQNNNVIGTLNVLFAIKEYRDQCHLVKLGTMGEYGTPNIDIEEGYITITHNGRTDTLPYPKQGSSFYHLSKVHDSNNIAFTCKAWGIRATDLNQGVVYGVKTEETDMHEELCNRLDYDGVFGTALNRFCVQAAVGHPLTVYGKGGQTRGYLDIRDTVQCVELAIANPARSGEFRVFNQFTEQFSVNELAALVTKAGKNLGIEVQTTSVPNPRVEAEEHYYNAKHTKLVELGLQPHLLSESLLDSLLNFAIEYKDRVDIKQIMPSVSWKGIGAKPKTVTA, from the exons ATGGCACACTTACTTTCCACTTCTTGCACTCTTAAAATTGCTCCTGGATGTAAACCACATTCCAGATTAACCCAGGACTCATTGGCCTTCTCTGCCTCATTTTCTTTCCAAGCTTCGAAATCGCCCTTTAAAAGCATTCGTTTGCCAGGAGAAAGGTTTAGAACGAACTCTACTTTGCAGGAAACCACAATTCCATCTTCTGGTTTTCGTGCAAGCTCGGGTGAAGACTCCAAGGCAGAGAAGGTTATGGTCATTGGTGGTGATGGGTACTGTGGTTGGGCCACTGCACTTCATCTATCCAAGAAAGGGTATGAGGTTGCCATCGTTGACAGCCTTGTACGTCGTCTCTTTGATCAGCAGCTCGGTATTGACTCGCTGACTCCAATTTCCTCCATCCACAACCGTGTTCGCCGTTGGAAAGCACTTACAGGAAAGAATATTGAACTCTATATTGGTGATATTTGTGACTTTGAGTTCTTATCAGAAACCTTTAAGTCATTTGAGCCTGATGCTGTTGTTCATTTTGGGGAGCAGCGGTCTGCCCCGTATTCAATGATTGATCGATCAAGAGCTGTTTTTACACAGAATAACAATGTGATTGGAACATTGAATGTGCTCTTTGCCATAAAAGAATATAGAGATCAATGTCATTTAGTGAAGCTTGGGACAATGGGAGAATATGGGACTCCAAATATTGACATTGAGGAAGGTTACATTACAATTACTCATAATGGAAGAACAGATACTCTGCCATACCCTAAGCAAGGTAGCTCATTCTACCATCTGAGTAAGGTTCATGATTCAAACAATATAGCTTTCACTTGCAAGGCTTGGGGGATCAGGGCCACTGACTTAAATCAAGGTGTGGTTTATGGAGTGAAAACAGAAGAAACTGATATGCATGAAGAGCTATGCAACAGGCTTGATTATGATGGTGTGTTCGGGACCGCATTGAATAGATTCTGTGTTCAGGCTGCTGTGGGTCATCCACTTACTGTTTATGGCAAGGGAGGCCAG ACTCGGGGATACCTTGACATAAGAGATACAGTTCAGTGTGTTGAGCTTGCCATTGCAAACCCAGCTAGGAGTGGCGAGTTTCGGGTTTTCAACCAGTTCACCGAGCAATTCTCTGTCAATGAGCTCGCAGCTCTCGTTACAAAAGCTGGAAAAAATCTTGGAATCGAAGTGCAAACCACTTCTGTGCCAAATCCAAGAGTAGAGGCTGAGGAGCATTATTACAACGCCAAGCATACTAAACTGGTTGAATTGGGACTTCAACCACACCTGCTTTCAGAGTCTCTTCTTGATTCTTTGCTCAACTTTGCCATCGAGTACAAAGATCGAGTTGACATCAAGCAGATAATGCCCAGTGTCTCCTGGAAAGGAATCGGAGCCAAGCCGAAGACTGTTACTGCCTAG
- the LOC133807162 gene encoding putative uncharacterized protein YDL057W, producing the protein MKATQKGGARNPSMIQQRVRVRVGIVNSHGEKLAGILHDTGSKELVILCHGFQSSKERIPMVNLAAALEKKGISAFRFDFAGNGESEGSFQYGNYRREADDLRDVAQHFNEKNLDIIAIIGHSKGGNVVLLYAAKHNDIHTVVNISGRFDLKRGIEGRLGKDFLQRIKQDGFIDVKNKRGKFEYRVTEESLMDRLTTDTRGACESINHNCRVLTIHGSMDKIVPVEDGFEFNKFISNHKLRIIEGADHEYTCHQDELASIMLDFIKAGFGQDGHVSIRSRL; encoded by the exons ATGAAAGCTACTCAGAAAGGAGGAGCTCGAAACCCTAGTA TGATTCAACAGAGGGTTAGGGTTAGGGTTGGTATTGTTAACAGCCATGGTGAAAAGCTCGCGGGAATATTGCATGATACAGGTTCTAAAGAGCTCGTTATACTCTGTCATGGCTTCCAATCCTCTAAG GAACGGATTCCCATGGTGAATCTTGCTGCTGCATTAGAGAAAAAAGGAATCAGTGCTTTTCGCTTTGATTTTGCTGGGAATGG CGAAAGTGAAGGTTCATTTCAATATGGTAACTATCGAAGAGAGGCCGATGATCTTCGTGATGTAGCTCAGCACTTCAATGAGAAGAATCTTGATATAATTGCAATTATTGGACACAGCAAAG GAGGAAATGTTGTACTTTTGTATGCTGCAAAACATAATGACATTCATACAGTTGTGAATATTTCTGGCCGGTTTGACCTGAAAAGAGGTATTGAAGGTCGCTTAGGCAAAGATTTTCTTCAAAGAATCAAGCAAGATGGATTCATTGATGTTAAGAATAAAAGAG GAAAGTTCGAGTACAGAGTGACTGAAGAAAGTTTGATGGACCGCCTAACTACAGATACTCGAGGGGCCTGTGAATCAATCAATCACAACTGCAG GGTATTGACAATTCATGGATCAATGGATAAAATAGTACCAGTGGAAGATGGTTTCGAATTTAACAAGTTCATTTCTAATCATAAACTTCGTATTATAGAAGGAGCTGATCATGAGTACACTTGTCATCAAGATGAGTTGGCTTCTATAATGTTGGACTTCATTAAGGCAGGTTTTGGCCAAGATGGCCATGTATCTATTCGGTCACGATTATAG